In the Leptospira limi genome, one interval contains:
- a CDS encoding LTA synthase family protein, with protein sequence MLKLFFKPRFSDRIFLTYVGFGFLTLFLHRILFFYVYSYRLEKIDFLLIFKAFLIGFRFDLVTVSIVLVGFYLLSIWDYASKFRFYKNLWLVTPLFLYPIGVLHLFSDLLYFENANKHIGYEAIVFLGDLDVLVTSAFTEAPFKILSFLFFIGAYVYGIRFWFLKNKIGYQSNEPEPKRDSISKWVIWLLFFFIGLRGGPQESPLRASEAIISDDALINQIALNGIYTTINDFKSQSIPKHLKLSEAEMLSIVKEEVQFEGSEFVNDPNFPLLRKLNETPGKKPSNVVLVIQESWTGKFVWPMSDGIFLGKEVTPYYNQLAKKGHSFKRFYANGGRTSNALLSVLTSIPDRPGLTAIRTPQILSNFSALGNIFSELGYETSFITGDDLKFDSLVTILPHFGFKTLIGKEDFRKEGYKIGAWGYDDEHLYTKALETMDAYEKRNKPFVMTILTMTTHYPYKVPDKKYEIFDSSVTDYDYLNTYHYSDAALEVFMKEIQKRKYFEDTLFVFVGDHTHHRYLSYFEDRMVPFLLYAPKYIKPRLDDRISSQLDVLPTILGAIGKKTYFAGFGKNLLAPNVKSGSTYFAYGSACGWIDEEKILYQSVDGDTQFIFQMVPPYAEDPVCNPNRTNCTAQTLKAKAFFNLSLELMNRNSIYPLEGSLRYTRK encoded by the coding sequence ATGCTGAAGTTGTTTTTCAAACCTAGATTTTCAGACCGTATTTTTTTAACATATGTAGGCTTTGGATTTTTAACTCTTTTCCTTCATCGAATTCTATTTTTTTATGTATATTCCTACCGTTTAGAAAAAATCGATTTTCTCTTAATTTTCAAAGCATTCCTAATTGGCTTCCGATTCGACCTTGTGACAGTCTCCATCGTGTTAGTTGGATTTTATCTTTTATCGATTTGGGACTATGCTTCAAAGTTTAGGTTTTATAAAAATCTGTGGCTTGTAACACCACTCTTCCTTTATCCAATTGGAGTATTACATCTTTTTTCTGATTTATTATATTTTGAAAATGCAAATAAACACATTGGTTATGAGGCCATTGTATTTTTGGGAGATTTAGATGTGTTGGTTACTTCTGCCTTTACGGAAGCTCCCTTCAAAATTTTATCGTTTCTATTCTTCATAGGTGCTTATGTATATGGAATTCGGTTTTGGTTTCTTAAAAACAAAATTGGTTACCAAAGCAATGAACCTGAACCTAAACGTGATTCAATTTCAAAGTGGGTCATTTGGCTTTTATTCTTTTTTATCGGCTTACGTGGTGGCCCACAAGAATCACCTCTAAGGGCTAGTGAAGCAATCATTTCTGATGATGCTCTCATCAATCAAATTGCATTAAATGGAATTTATACCACCATCAATGATTTTAAAAGCCAATCCATTCCCAAACATCTCAAATTGAGCGAAGCAGAAATGCTTTCGATTGTAAAAGAGGAGGTTCAGTTTGAAGGTTCTGAATTTGTGAATGATCCAAACTTTCCATTATTAAGAAAACTAAATGAAACTCCTGGGAAAAAACCAAGCAATGTAGTATTAGTGATCCAAGAATCTTGGACAGGTAAATTTGTTTGGCCAATGTCGGATGGTATATTTTTAGGAAAGGAAGTCACACCGTATTACAATCAATTGGCGAAAAAAGGGCATAGTTTTAAACGTTTTTATGCCAATGGGGGACGAACAAGTAATGCGTTATTGTCTGTTTTAACAAGTATCCCCGACAGACCAGGACTTACAGCCATTCGAACACCACAAATCCTAAGTAACTTTTCTGCTTTAGGAAATATTTTCTCAGAATTAGGTTACGAAACTAGTTTTATCACTGGTGATGATTTGAAGTTTGATAGTTTGGTAACAATATTACCACATTTTGGATTTAAAACATTAATCGGCAAAGAAGACTTTCGTAAAGAAGGGTACAAAATTGGTGCATGGGGGTATGATGATGAACATCTTTATACCAAAGCATTGGAAACAATGGATGCATATGAAAAAAGAAATAAACCTTTTGTGATGACGATCCTTACCATGACAACCCATTATCCTTATAAAGTCCCAGATAAAAAATATGAAATTTTTGATTCGAGTGTTACAGATTATGATTATTTGAATACCTATCACTATTCTGATGCTGCGTTAGAAGTTTTTATGAAGGAAATACAGAAACGAAAATACTTTGAGGATACCTTATTCGTATTTGTTGGCGACCATACCCACCATCGGTATTTATCTTATTTTGAGGATCGAATGGTACCATTCCTATTATATGCACCAAAGTACATTAAACCAAGGTTAGATGACAGGATATCTTCCCAACTAGATGTATTACCTACAATATTAGGTGCCATTGGTAAAAAAACGTATTTTGCTGGATTTGGCAAAAATTTACTCGCGCCCAATGTAAAATCAGGGAGTACTTATTTTGCTTATGGAAGTGCTTGTGGTTGGATCGATGAAGAAAAGATCCTTTACCAAAGTGTTGATGGAGACACACAATTTATATTCCAAATGGTGCCTCCTTATGCAGAAGATCCAGTCTGTAACCCAAACCGAACTAATTGTACGGCACAAACCTTAAAAGCAAAAGCCTTTTTTAATTTGTCTTTGGAGTTAATGAATCGGAATTCAATTTATCCATTGGAAGGGAGTTTACGGTACACCAGGAAATGA